The window CGGTGATCTCCTACCGCGACGTCGACGAGGTCGTCGCCCGCGCCAACGCCACCATGTACGGCCTCTCAGGCTCGGTCTGGTCGGCCGACCCCGACCGGGCCGCCGGGGTCGCCGAACAACTCGACTGCGGCACCGCCTGGGTCAACACCCACGTCGCCCTCGGCCCGCACCAGCCCTTCGGCGGGTTCAAGTGGAGCGGCCTCGGCGTCGAGAACGGCCCCTGGGGCCTCGCCGGCTTCACCGAGATCCAGGTCCAGTACCGCGCCAAGAAATGACGACAGCCGGACCTGGCTGACGGCCGGGCCAGCCCCACCAACGGGCAGGCTCGGTCGTCGGCCGGGGCGGCGAGCAGGCCGCGCGGACGCCGCCCCGGCCGGTGCGGCGGGCAGATCAGTCAGACGCCACCTCGGCCGGAGTGCCGCGCAGATCAGTCAGACGCCGCGCGGCACCGGCGGCGCGAAACGTCTGACTGATCTTGATTCCGTCGTCGCCGCCCGCCCAGCGGTCGGCTCGGAGGGTCGGCTGGACGGCGAAAAGGAAAAAGATGGTGCGCGGAGATGGCGGGAGCCGGGGCCGCGGGGCGTGGCTTGGTTTAAGGGGTCAGCCGAGGACTGGTTCCCAGATACTGCGGGAGGCCGCTTCTGGGTCGGTGATGAGGGAGGTCGGGACGTCGAAACGGCGGGCGAGGCCGGCCGGGCCGGCGGAGCCGAACTCGGGCCAGCCCGGGTCGCCGTCGGTGGCGAAGGCGACCCAGGCCCTGCGGATCTCCTTCGAGAGCACCACGGCCTCCGCCGGCGTGGGCACGCCGAGCAGCAGGTCGGCCATCCCACCGGCGAGGTTGCCGAAGGTCAGCGGGACGTCCACGGCGTGGCAGGAGCCGAGCACCCCGCCGAACGCCGGCGACGGCCAGGTGAACTCGTAGCCGAACGCGCGGCCGGGGTGGCGGCGGGCGCACCACAGCGACGGCATCCGGAACGTGCGGTCCGACATGATCAGCGTGTGCAGGTCGAGGTCCGAGATGCCGGGGTGGACGGCGCGGTAGTCGGCCACGGCGGTGGCGGGCAGACCGGCGCGTTCGGCGGTCGCGGCCGGATCGGCCTCCTTCAGGCCTTCCAGCAGGGTGAAGAACCGGAACTCGTCGCACGTGAAGCCGACCAGCAGGTCGACCTCGACGCGTAACCGTTCCCACGGCAGGCCCAGCACCAGCTCCCCGTCGAGGATCGGCGCGTACGGCGTGACCTCGCCGGGGACGGCCTGGGCGACGTGGATGGCCTCCGGCGCCACCCCGGCGAGTCCCTCCGCCGTCGCCGGCACGCCCAGCGTCGCGGCGATGCGTTCCGTGACCGCCGTCGCCTCATCCTGGGTCAGCACGACGCCGGCGACGCTCTGCGCGATCGCCCGGCGGAACAGGCCGCGCCCGGCGTCCGCCGCGGTCAGGCAGGCGACCGCCGTGGCGCCGGCCGACTGGCCGAAGATCGTGACGTTGCCCGGGTCGCCGCCGAACCGGGCGACGTTGTCCTGGACCCAGCGCAGCGCGGCCAGCTGGTCGAGAAGCCAGCGGTTGTCCGGCCGGCCGGGCAGCCGGCCGAAGCCCTCGAGGCCGACGCGGTAGTTGAGGCTCACGACGACGGTCCCGGCGCCGGCGAGCGTCGCCCCGTCGTAGCCGGGCTGGGCCGTCGAGCCGATGATGAACGCGCCGCCGTAGAGCCAGACCAGCACCGGCAGGCCGGCGCCGCCCGGGTCGGGCGTCCACACGTTGACGGTGAGGCAGTCGTCGCCGTCGCCGGGCCGCCACAACGGGTCCGGCGCGCCGACGAACGCCGGCTGGGGCACGCCGGGGCCGAAGTGGGTCGCCTCCCGGGTCCCTTCCCAGGGTTCCGGCTCCGCCGGCGCCGCGAACCGGGCCGGGCCGCCGATCGGGGCCGCGTACGGAATCCCCTTGAAGACGTGGATCCCGGTGTCGGTGATGGCGCCGCTGACGGTTCCGTGCGTGGTTAAGACGGTCGGCCCCTTGGTCGGCACAGGCCACCCCCAGTCCCGGGCCGACGGCCGTCCGCCTCTTGACCCGATTCTGCCGTGCTGCGCCGCCGTTTCCGGGCAATGCCGAAATACGCGACCGGTCGGGCATTCCTGGACCGGCCGACCGAGGCCGACGGAGGCTCGCGGCGGCCAGCGGCCGGCCGCCGGCCTAGGTGTTGCGGCCGCCGTTGACGCCGATGATCTGGCCGGTGATGTAGCTGGCCTCGTCGCGGCACAGGAACGAGGTGGCCGCCGCGATGTCCTCCGGCTTACCCGCCCGGCGGACCGGGACCCTGGTGGCGTGCTCCTCGACCGAGGTGCCGAGGTAGCCCTTCTCCTCGGACCTGCGCAGCATCGGGGTGTCGACGAAACCGGGCGGGATCGTGTTCACGGTGATGCCGCTGGGCCCCAGCTCCAGGGCCAGCGCCTTGGTGAAGCCGATCAGCCCGGCCTTGGACGACACGTAGTGCACCATGAACGCCTGGCCGCCCTGGGCGCTGGAAGACGAGATGTTCACGATCCGGCCCCAGCCCGCCGCGGTCATGTCGGGCACGACCGCCTGGCAGCAGTAGAACGGCCCGCTCAGGTTCACCTTGAGCATCTTGTCCCACAGGTCATCGCTGATCTTCAGGAACTTGTTGCTGGCGGTGAGGCCTGCGTTGTTGACGAGCACCAGCACCGGGCCGTATGCCTCGCGGGCGCGGTCCATCGCCGCGTTCACCTGCTCACGGCTCGACACGTCGACGCTGCCGAGGGCGATCGCCTCCCCGCCGTTCTTGCGCGCCTCCTCGGCCACCTGCTCGGCTGCCTCGGCGTTCAGGTCGAGGACGGCGACCGCGAGGCCGTCCTCGGCGAGCCGCAGCGAGATCGCCCGCCCGATGCCCGACCCGCCGCCGGTGACGACCGCTGTCCGTCGCTCGGTCACTACCGCGAACCTCCTTGGTAAAGGAACCTTCCCCATCCAGCCCTATCGGACCGGCGAGGCACGGCGCCCACAGTGGTGATGCAAGGCTCAACAGTCAACGTCGTCGTCAGCGCGCGACGTAGCCGCCGTCGACCGGCATGGCCACGCCGGTCATGAACGAGGACTCGTCACTGGCCAGGAAGAGCGCCGCCGCGGCGAGCTCCTCCGGACTGGCGAACCGGGCCATCGGGTTCGGCACCTTGATGTCCGCGGGCGGCGTGGGACCGGCCTGGGCGGCGGCCATGCCGGTCCAGGTCATGCCCGGGCAGACCGCGTTGACCCGGATGCCGGACTTCGCGTAGTCGAGGGCCGCCGACTTGGTGAGCAGCACGACGCCGCCCTTGGCCGCCGAGTAGCCGCCCTTGCCCTTCCAGCCGACCATCCCGGCGTTCGACGCCGTGTTGATGATCGAGCCACCGCCGGTCCGCAGCATCACGGGGACGGCGTACTTGATGCCGAGGAAGACGCCCTTGATGTTCACCGCGAGGAGGCGGTCGAGCGTCTCCTCGTCGAGCTCGTGGATCGGCCCGAACGGGCCGGAGATGCCGGCGTTGTTGAACAGCACGTCGAGCCGGCCGAACTCGCGCTCCGCCGTCTCGACCATGTTCTGGACCTCGGCGGCCACGGCCACGTCCACCGCCACCGCCACCGCGCCCGCGCCGATCTGCGCGGCCGTGTCCTTCTCGGAGCCGTTCAGGTCCGCGCACACGACCTTGGCGCCCTCGGCCGCGAACAGCAGCGCGGACGCCTTCCCGATCCCGGACCCGGCACCCGTGACGATCGCGACCTTGCCGTCCAGCCTTCCCACGACAACCTCCAGTGGACGCCGATGTCCTTACCGACTGCCCCAGCACCGACTGCCCCAGCGGCCGACGACCGCGACCCAGCCGAAGCCGGGGACGGCGTCCTAGGTGTTGCGGCCGCCGTTGACGCCGATGATCTGGCCGGTGATGTAGCTGGCCTCGTCGCGGCACAGGAACGAGGTGGCCGCCGCGATGTCCTCCGGCTTACCCGCCCGGCGGACCGGGGTCTTCTCGGCGTGGTCGTCGACGCCCCCGCCCAACATGCCGCGCCGCTCCGACTCGCGCAGCATGGGCGTGTCGACGAAGCCCGGCGGGATCGTGTTGACGGTGATCCCCTCGGGGCCGAACTCCAGCGCGAGCGCCTTCGTCATGCCGATGAGGCCGGCCTTCGAGGCGACGTAGTGCGTCATGTACTGCTGGCCGCCCTGGGCGCTCGACGACGAGATGTTCACGATCCGGCCCCAGTGCGCCGCGATCATGTCGGGCAGCACCGCCTGGGTGAGGTAGAAGGGCCCGGACAGGTTGACCGCGATGGTCTTGTCCCAGGACGCGTCACTGATCTTCAGGAACTCCCGGAAGCCGGTGATGCCCGCGTTGTTCACCAGCGCGAGGACCGGACCCATCGAGGCCCGGATGCTCTCGACGGCCGCGTTCACCTGCTCGCGGCTCGACACGTCGACCCCGCCGAAGGCGACGGCCTCGTTCCCCGCCTCACCGATCTCCTCGGCGACCTTCTTGGCCGCGTCGGCGTTGAGGTCCAGGATGGCGACCGCGAAGCCGTCCGCGGCGAGCCGATGGGCGATGGCCCGCCCGATGCCCGACCCACTGCCGGTCACAAGCGCCGTCCGCTGCTCGGTCACTGTGCCGAACCTCCTTTGGTCCTGAATGTGCCCTGGTCAGCCCGTGAACCGAGTGCCCGCGGGCGACCGGCCGCCGCGCGGCGGCCGGTCGCCCGCGGGCACCCGTCCGGATGTGCGGCGACGGCGACTAGGAGATGGCCTCGTCGCCGGCGATCGACGTGCGGTGCATCAGCCGGCTGGAGGTCTCGCCGTAGGGCAGCGCCCGGTGCAACATCCCCGTGTTGTCCCAGATGACGAGGTCGCCTCGCCGCCACTTGTGGCGTACCACAAACTGGGGCTGTGCCGCCCAGGTGAGCAGCCGGTCGAGCAGCGACTCCCCCTCGTCGGCCGGCCGGCCGACCACCTCGCCGGCGGTCGCGCCGAGCAGCAGCGACCGCCGGCCGCTGCGCCGGTGCCAGACGAGCGGGTGTTCCCGGGACGGGATCCGGTCCCAGGACGCCCGCTCCCGTTCCGAGGGGCTTGGGTAGACGCGCAGCTGCGACGCCGCGAAGCTGTGCACCACCCGCACCCCCGCGAGCCCCGCCTTCTCGTCGTCGGGGAGGGCGTCGTAGGCGGCGTAGACGTTGGCGAACTCGGTGTCGCCGTCGTCGTCATGGGAGATCTCCCGCGCGGTCAGCAGCGTGCACTTGTCCGGCACGGTGTCGGTCGCGCCGTCGAAGTGCCACCAGAACGTCGCCTCGCGGTACGCCGCCATCTTGCTCTTCGACGCGTCACGGGTGATCGCCTGAACCTCCGGGTGCCCCTCGACCGCGCCGCGCGCCGGCGGCACGACGTCGCCGAGCAGGCGGCTGAGCGCCACCAGCTCGTCGTCGGTGACGTTCGCCTCCCGGAAGATCACGACGCCCCGCTCGTCGAGGGCCGCGAGCGTGTCCGCGGCGACCGCCGGATCGAGCAGCGCGCCGCCGGTCAGCCCGACGATCTCGACGCCGGTGGTCGGCGTGATCTGCGTCCTGGTGACACTCATCGCGCGTTCGCCCCTGGCCCGCTCAGATGGCGGGTTCGACGGTGGCGTTGAAGAACGCCGCTCCGGAGTCCGGGATGCGAGGCTGCTTGAAGATGTTCACCGGATACGAGACCATGATCATCGAGTAGAGCAGGTGCAGCAGCCGGGTCTCCGCCTCGGGCAGGTCGTTCACGTCGAACGAGTCGAGGTAGGCGATCGCCTCCTCGGCGAGCGGCGCGATCGCGTCGTAGAACTCGCCCAGCTCGTCGATGGTCTTCGTCAGCCGCTTCGCATACCGCTCGGGCCGCGACGCCAGCGCCCAGTCCTCGACCCAGGGCTCGAGGACGCCGAACTTCTCGGGCAAGGTGCCCGTCGTGGTGCTCATCTCGTGGGCTCCTTCTACTTCTCTTTACCGGCCTGGTAAGCGGCGACGGCTTCCCGGACGACGTGGTGGAACTGGCGAATCATCAGCTCCATGTCGGACAGGTGGAACGTGCCCAGCGCGCGGTTGTTCAGCGCCGACCAGGTCGCCTCCACCGTGTTCGTGTCCTGCATCGCGAACTCGATCGTGCTGTCGACCACCAGTTCCTGGCCGAGCCGCTCGGTGACGTTCTTCGGCTCCGGGAAGTAGATGTCGACCTCGTACGAGTGCGTGCCGACCGACTCCGGGATGTACTGGTAGGTGATGTAGTACCCGCGGTGCCACAGCTGGATCGACAGGTTCGGGAACAGCCAGTACTGGTCGTTGCTCCAGTACTGGACGTTGCCCGGGTTGCGCTCCGGGGTCAGGTAGTCGATGTCCTCCGGCAGGTCGTCCGGGCCGAAGATGCCACCGCGGAACAGCCGGTAGACCCAGTCCTGGTCGCGCTGGGCCGGGCCGACGGACCGCGTCCGCTTCTTCAGCGGCGGCGGGCCGGGCACCGAGGTCAGCATGTGCGGGGCGAACAGGTCGTAGTGGTACGAGTCCATCGGCGGGACGAGCTTCTCCGCCTTCGACATGTCGGCGTTGAGGAACCGCCCGTGAACGTACGCCGGGTGGTACCACTCCAACAGGGCGTCGATCCCGATCTTCCAGTTGCCCTTGATGAGGGTCTTGAAGCCCCAGTGGTTGGTGAACTTCTCGAACGGCCACGCCTCGAGCTCGGTGACCAGCTTCTCGCCGAGGAAGTCCCGCAGCGTCGGGGCGTCCTGGCTGAAGTTCACGAAGATGAACCCGGCCAGCACCTCGCAGCGCAGCTGCGGCATTCCCAGCCCGTCCTCGGGCAGTGAGTCGAAGAACTGGTCGCGCTTCGTGACGTAGCTGCACTTGCCGTCGAGCCCGTAGCGCCAGCCGTGGTACTTGCACTGGAACTGGCGGGCGGAGCCCTTGGACTCCTCGCCCGGGTGCTCCTGCCACACGACCTTGTTGCCGCGGTGCGCGCAGACGTTGTGCAGCGCGTAGATCTCGCCGTCGGTGTGCCGGCTGATCACGATCGAGCCAAGGCCCTTGAACTCGCGGGTGAAGAAGGTGCCGTTGCGCGGCAGCTGCTCGACCCGGCCGACCTTCAGCCAGGTCCGCCTGAAGATCGCCTCATGCTCAGCCTGGTAGAACTCCTCTGAGATCGAGTCCTCGTAGCTGACTGGCCCGGTACCAAGCTCCGGGTAATCCAGCGTGTACTTGGCCCGGCCCGTCGCCAGTTTCTCGATGCTGGACATTTCTCCACCCCCTCCAGGGATGATCTCGGACCGGATGGACTCCGGCACCGATCAGCGGTGCTGCGAGCTGCGATGCTGTGATGATCAGAATGTGGATGTGGATCTGACGGGGACGGCGCGTGAACGACGCGACGCGACGGCGTCAGGTTGAAGCAGCCGAGACGTGGCGGGAGCCATCAGACGACGCCGTCCGCGCGCAGCTGGGCGATCTCGTCGGCCGAGCGGCCGAGGATCTGGCCGAGCACCGCGTCGGTGTGCTCGCCGAGCTCCGGGCCGAGCCAGCGGATCTCGCCCGGGGTCTCGGACAGCGCCGGAATCACTCCCGGCACCGCGAGCGGTCCGATCCGGGACTCCTCCACCGTGATCGTCCCGCGGTGCTGGTACTGCTCGTCGTCGAAGATGTCGGCGATCGAGTAAAGCTTGCCGGCCGGCACCTCGGCCGCCCGGCAGCGGGCCACGACCTCGTCGCACGACAGGGAGCCGACCCAGTCGGTAACCAGCTTGTTGACCACGTCGCGGGCCGCCAGCCGGTTCTGCTTCGGCCCGAAGACGTCGGGGGCGGACAGCTCCGGCCGGCCCATCGCCCGCGCCAGCCTCGCGAACATGTCGTCGTGCGAGCAGGCGATCGCCACGAAGTGGCCGTCGGCGGTCCGGTAGTGGCTGTGCGGCACGACGTTCACCGTGTCAGCGCCCATCCGCTCCCGGACATAGCCGTTCTTCTGGTAGGCCGGCGCCAATTCGTCCAGCGCCCGGAAGATCGTCTCGAACAGCGCGATGTCGACGACCTGGCCGCGCCCGGTGGTCTCCCTGGCTCGCAGCGCCATCAGCACCCCGATGACGCCGTACATGCCAGACATGTAGTCGGCGAGCGAGGTGGAGCCGGGCGTCACCGGGATGCCGTCCGGCTCGCCGGCGAGATAGGCCAGGCCCGAGAACGCGTGCGCGATGCGGGCGAAGCCCGGCAGGTCCCGCAGCGGGCCCGACTGCCCGTAGGCGGACACCCGCAGCAGGATCGCGGCGGGGTTGATCTCCTGGATCGCCGGGAAGTCCAGACCCAGCTTCTCCATGACGCCAGGCCGGAAGTTCTCGATGACGATGTCGGCCCAGGCGATCAGCTCGCGGAGCAGCTCCCGGCCGCGCGGGTCGGCGAAATTGATCGTCACCGACCGCTTGTTGCGTGCCTCCGACAGCCAGACGAGCGTGTCGCCACACTCCGTGTCACTGCCGAACCGGCGCAGGTGGTCGCCGACGCCGGGGCGCTCGACCTTGACGACCTCGGCGCCGAACTCACCCAGCACCGTGGCGCAGAACGGGCCGGCCAGGAAGGTGCCGAGATCGAGGACCTTGACTCCGTCGAGCGCATGCATGCCGTGGACCTTCTGACGAGACGGGCGGGCGAGATCGAAGATCGGGTTACCGGCCGGATCAGGGTGAGGCGCGGGGACGCCCTCCACTCTTCCGGCACCACCCGGGCCGGTCGCGGAGGCGGACCACGGCGCCCGGGCGGGCGCGCCACGAGGGCGGGGCTCCCGTCATCACGCCCTCCAGAAGAACGGTCGTCTCTCAGACGAGAATGATCTGCTCGTCTTGATGAGAACGATCAGCGTACGCTGGCGAGAGCGACGTTACCACAAATCGTAGGGCGTCCTATAGTCCTGCGAGCATCGTATAATCAGGGCATGCCAATGGTCCGTCCGTTCCGCTTCGCCGTCCAGGGCACCAAGGCAGCGTCTGGTACCGCGTGGCGCGACCTGGCCCGGAAGGCGGAGGACCTCGGGTACTCGACGCTCTTCGTGGCCGACCACTACCTGGGCCCCGGCCCCGTGGCGCGGGCGGCGAGCATGCCGCCGCAGCACCTGGCCCCGATCGCCGCGATGACCGCCGCCGCCGCGGTGACCACCTCCCTGCGGGTCGGCTGCCGGGTCTTCTGCGTCGACTACCACGTGCCGGCCGCGCTGGTGAAGGAGGCGGCGACGATCGACCTGCTGTCCGACGGCCGGCTCGAGTTCGGCATCGGGGCGGGTTGGAACGGGGCCGAGTACGAGGCCATGGGCCTCACCTTCGCCCCGGCGCCGCGGCGCATCGACAAGCTCGTCGAGGTCGTCGCCCTGGCCAAGGCCCACTGGTCCGGCGAGCCGATCGAGATCAAGGGCGACCACGTCAACGTCTCCGGCTACCGCGGCCTGCCGGCGCCCGTGCAGCAGCCGCGCCCGCCGATCATGATCGGCGGCGCCAAGAAGCGTGTGCTCTCGTTCGCCGCCCGCGAGGCGGACATCGTCAGCATCTCCAACGTGCACTTCACCGCCGTCAACGACGCGGGGCTGACCCCGGCCGAGGAGCTCGCCCGCCGGGTCGACTACGTCCGGTCGGCCGCGCCCGAGCGCGTGGGCGAGCTCGACATCGAGGGCTCACCGTATTTCTCCGAGATCACCACGGACAAGGCGGCGGTGTTCGAGAAGCTGGCCGGGTGGATGAAGACCACGCCGGACGTGACCGCCGCGCATCCGAACGTGCTCGTCGGCACCCCCGACGAGGTGGCCGACCAGCTGCTCGCGCGCCGCGAGGCCTTCGGCATCAACTACGTGACCATCCAGTCCGACCAGCTCGAGAGCTTCGCGCCGATCGCCGCCCAGCTCGCCGGTAAGTAGCCTTCAGCGCCGACCGGCGGGCAGCCCGACCCGGCCGGCCAGGATCACAGGAGGACCCGTGCGCGAACCGCGCGCCCGCCGCTCGGAGCTGGCGACGCCGGCCAGCAGCGAGAAGATGTGCATGAAGGCCGGCTCGTCCGGGGCCGACCTGGTCTTCCTCGACCTGGAGGACGCCTGCGCGCCGGCCGCGAAGGCGTCCGCCCGAGGCATCGCCGTCAAGGCGCTCATTGGCCAGGACTGGGGCCACACGGTCCGCGCCGTCCGCGTCAACGGACTGGACACCGAGTGGTGTCACGACGACATCATCGAGATCGTCACCGGTGCCCGCGAGGCCGTCGACGTCCTGATCGTGCCCAAGGCGCGCTCGGCCCGCGACGTCTGGTGGGTCGACGTCCTGCTCACCCAGCTGGAGACCAAGCTCGGCCTGCGCCGGCGGATCGGCCTCGAGGTGCTCATCGAGGAGGCCGAGGGCCTGTCGAACGCGGCCGAGATCGCCAAGGCCAGCCCCCGGCTGGAGGCCATCATCTTCGGCGCCGGTGACCTGTCGGCGTCGCTGCACGCCCGGGTGAACGGCAACTTCGACCCGCTCGGCGACTACCCCGGCGACTTCTGGCACTTCGCCCGCGTGCAGGTGCTCGCGGCGGCCCGTGGCGCCGGCATCGACGCGATCGACGCGCCCTACCCCGCGTACAAGGACCCCGACGGCTACCGCCGGGCCGCGACGCACGCGAGCCTGCTCGGCTACGACGGCAAGTGGGCGATCCACCCGTCCCAGGTGCCCATCGCGAACGAGGTCTTCGCCCCCACGGCGGCGCAGATCGCCGAGGCCCGCGACTCGATCGAGGTCTACCGCGCCTCCGAGCGCGACGGGGTCGGCGCGATCGGGCGCGACGGCCGGCTCGTCGACGCCGCCCACATGCGCCTGGCCGCCAACGTGCTGCACCGGGCGTCGCTCGCCGGACTCGTCGACGAGGTCTAGACCACCGGAACCAACCCGCCCCTCAGCCCAGGGCCGCCAGGCAACCCGACCCGAGCGCAACCGCCGCTTCAGGCCAACCCGACGCACAGTGCAAGAAGGCAGTAGTAAGGCGCCCTACCGCGCGACCGGCAGCAGGAAGCGAAGGGTAACCGGAGGAACCATGCAGGTTCAGGATCGTCTGTTCATCGGCGGCGAGTGGGTCGCGCCGAGTGGCCCGGACACGTTCGACGTCATCTCCCCGGCCACCGAGGAGGTCATCGCCACGATCGCCGAGCCGACCCCGGCCGACGTCGACAAGGCGGTGGCCGCCGCGCGGACGGCGTTCGACGAGGGCCCCTGGCCCCGCCTGGACCCGGCGGAGCGGGTCGCGGCCATCCGCCGGCTCGCGGCGCTCTACAAGCCGGGCCGCGCCGAGCTCGCCAGCCTGATCACCGCCGAGATGGGCGCGCCGATCAGCTTCGCCAAGGTCGGGCACGTCGCCATCCCGATGTTCATGATGAACGCCTTCGCGGGCATCGCCGAGAACCTCGTCTGGGAGGAGACGCGTCCCGGCTTCTACGGCCAGGACATCCTGGTGCGCAAGGAGCCGGTCGGCGTCGTCGGCGCGATCGTCCCGTGGAACATGCCTATGCACCTGACGATCGGCAAGCTGATCCCCGCGCTGCTCGCCGGCTGCTCGGTCGTGCTGAAGCCGTCGCCGGAGACGCCGCTGGACGCGTACTGGCTCGCCGGCCTGCTGGAGCGGGCCGACATCCCGCCGGGTGTCGTGAGCATCCTGCCCGCCGGGCGGGAGATCGGCGAGTACCTGGTCTCGCACCCGGGGATCGACAAGGTCTCGTTCACCGGCTCCACCGCCGCCGGCCGCAAGGTCGCCGCCGCCTGCGGGGCGAACCTCAAGCGGGTCGGCCTGGAGCTGGGCGGCAAGTCCGCCGCCGTCGTGCTCGACGACGCCGACCCGGCGGCGATGGCCAAGGGCGTCGAGGTCGCCGGCCTGATGAACAGCGGCCAGGCCTGCGTCGCCCAGACCCGGGTGCTGGTCCCCCGGTCGCGCTACGCCGAGTACGTCGACGCGCTCGCCACCATGGTCTCCTCGCTGCCCACCGGCGACCCGACCGACCCCGCCACCGCGGTCGGCCCGCTGGTCGCCCAGCGCCAGCAGGAGCGGGTCCGCGGCTACATCGAGCTCGGCCAGAAGGAGGGCGCCCGGCTCGTCGCCGGCGGCGCCGACCTGCCCGCCGGCGTCGACCGTGGCTGGTACATCCGGCCGACCCTGTTCGCCGACGTCGACAACTCCATGCGCATCGCGCAGGAGGAGATCTTCGGCCCGGTCCTGTCCGTCATCCCCTACACCGACGAGGCCGAGGCGGTCCGGATCGCCGACGCGACCGAGTACGGCCTGTCCGGCTCGGTGTGGACGGCGGACGTCGAGCGCGGCCTCGGGGTCGCCCGGCGGGTGCGCAGCGGCACCTTCGGCGTCAACGAGGCCTACAGCATGGACCCGGCGGCGCCGTTCGGCGGCGTGAAGGCCTCCGGCATCGGCCGCGAGCTGGGCAAGGAGGGCATCGAGGGCTTCCTCGACTCCAAGTCGATCTCGGTCGCCGCCAGCCGGTAACCAGCGCGGCGCCAGACCACGGCCGGACGGTGCCAGGCCGGCCGGCCGTGGTCATCTCGGTCCCGGACGCGTCCCCGGACACGCCTGCCGCGCGGGCGTCGTACGGTAGGTTGGGATAGCAGCTTCCGTTAGCCGAGAATGCTGCTCTCAGCACTTTTCAACGCCGTTGCCCCCTCCGACGGCGGAGAAACAGGTCCCGCGCCCGGCCGGCGTCGCGGTGTTGAAGGGAGCCTTCAGGTGGCGAACGACCTCGAGTCGTTGGACTTCTTCCTCGGCAAGGAGCTTGTCGAGGACCCGTACCCGTACTTCGACGAGCTTCGGTCCAAGTGCCCCGTGCACCGGGAGCCGCACCACAACGTCGTGATGGTCACCGGCTACGACGAAGGCATCGAGGTCCTGCAGGACAGCGAGAACTTCTCATCGTGCACCTCGGTGACCGGCCCGTTCCCGGGATTCCCGGTACCAATCGAGGGTCGCGACGACGTCGCCGAGCTGATCGCGCAGCATCGCGACTCGCTCCCGTTCTTCGACCAGCTGCCGACGATGGACCCGCCGCTGCACACCGACCATCGCGCGCTACTGATGAAGATGATCACTCCTAAGCGCCTCCGCGAGAACGAGGAGTGGATGGGTGTCATCACCGACCGGCTCCTCGACAGCCTTCTGGAGGGCGGCAAGGGCGAGTTCATCGGCGACTTCGCCGGGCCACTGGCCCTCCTGGTCATCGCCGACCTGCTCGGTGTCCCGGAGGAGGACCACGCCGAGTTCGTCGACCACCTGAACCGGGCCGCCAGCGGCACCATCGGCGGCACCAGCGGCGAGTCGCTCTCGCACTCCCCGCTGGAGTTCCTCTACGAGAAGTTCAAGGTCTACATCGAGGACCGCCGCAAGGAACCCCGCGGCGACGTGCTCACCGGGCTCGCGCAGGCGACGTTCCCCGACGGGTCGACGCCCGAGGTGATGGACGCCGTGCGGGTCGCGGCGAACCTGTTCTCGGCCGGCCAGGAGACCACCGTCCGCCTCGTCAGCACCGCGGGCAAGCTGATCGCCGAGGACCCCGAGCTGCAGGCCAGGCTGCGCGCCGAGCCCGGCCTGATCTCGAACTTCCTCGAGGAGACGCTGCGGACGGAGAGCCCGATCAAGGGCGACTTCCGGCTCGCCAAGGTGCCGAC of the Pseudofrankia saprophytica genome contains:
- a CDS encoding SDR family NAD(P)-dependent oxidoreductase; translated protein: MTEQRTALVTGSGSGIGRAIAHRLAADGFAVAILDLNADAAKKVAEEIGEAGNEAVAFGGVDVSSREQVNAAVESIRASMGPVLALVNNAGITGFREFLKISDASWDKTIAVNLSGPFYLTQAVLPDMIAAHWGRIVNISSSSAQGGQQYMTHYVASKAGLIGMTKALALEFGPEGITVNTIPPGFVDTPMLRESERRGMLGGGVDDHAEKTPVRRAGKPEDIAAATSFLCRDEASYITGQIIGVNGGRNT
- a CDS encoding TauD/TfdA dioxygenase family protein, which translates into the protein MSVTRTQITPTTGVEIVGLTGGALLDPAVAADTLAALDERGVVIFREANVTDDELVALSRLLGDVVPPARGAVEGHPEVQAITRDASKSKMAAYREATFWWHFDGATDTVPDKCTLLTAREISHDDDGDTEFANVYAAYDALPDDEKAGLAGVRVVHSFAASQLRVYPSPSERERASWDRIPSREHPLVWHRRSGRRSLLLGATAGEVVGRPADEGESLLDRLLTWAAQPQFVVRHKWRRGDLVIWDNTGMLHRALPYGETSSRLMHRTSIAGDEAIS
- a CDS encoding aromatic ring-hydroxylating oxygenase subunit alpha, translating into MSSIEKLATGRAKYTLDYPELGTGPVSYEDSISEEFYQAEHEAIFRRTWLKVGRVEQLPRNGTFFTREFKGLGSIVISRHTDGEIYALHNVCAHRGNKVVWQEHPGEESKGSARQFQCKYHGWRYGLDGKCSYVTKRDQFFDSLPEDGLGMPQLRCEVLAGFIFVNFSQDAPTLRDFLGEKLVTELEAWPFEKFTNHWGFKTLIKGNWKIGIDALLEWYHPAYVHGRFLNADMSKAEKLVPPMDSYHYDLFAPHMLTSVPGPPPLKKRTRSVGPAQRDQDWVYRLFRGGIFGPDDLPEDIDYLTPERNPGNVQYWSNDQYWLFPNLSIQLWHRGYYITYQYIPESVGTHSYEVDIYFPEPKNVTERLGQELVVDSTIEFAMQDTNTVEATWSALNNRALGTFHLSDMELMIRQFHHVVREAVAAYQAGKEK
- a CDS encoding carboxylesterase/lipase family protein, translated to MPTKGPTVLTTHGTVSGAITDTGIHVFKGIPYAAPIGGPARFAAPAEPEPWEGTREATHFGPGVPQPAFVGAPDPLWRPGDGDDCLTVNVWTPDPGGAGLPVLVWLYGGAFIIGSTAQPGYDGATLAGAGTVVVSLNYRVGLEGFGRLPGRPDNRWLLDQLAALRWVQDNVARFGGDPGNVTIFGQSAGATAVACLTAADAGRGLFRRAIAQSVAGVVLTQDEATAVTERIAATLGVPATAEGLAGVAPEAIHVAQAVPGEVTPYAPILDGELVLGLPWERLRVEVDLLVGFTCDEFRFFTLLEGLKEADPAATAERAGLPATAVADYRAVHPGISDLDLHTLIMSDRTFRMPSLWCARRHPGRAFGYEFTWPSPAFGGVLGSCHAVDVPLTFGNLAGGMADLLLGVPTPAEAVVLSKEIRRAWVAFATDGDPGWPEFGSAGPAGLARRFDVPTSLITDPEAASRSIWEPVLG
- a CDS encoding SDR family NAD(P)-dependent oxidoreductase codes for the protein MTERRTAVVTGGGSGIGRAISLRLAEDGLAVAVLDLNAEAAEQVAEEARKNGGEAIALGSVDVSSREQVNAAMDRAREAYGPVLVLVNNAGLTASNKFLKISDDLWDKMLKVNLSGPFYCCQAVVPDMTAAGWGRIVNISSSSAQGGQAFMVHYVSSKAGLIGFTKALALELGPSGITVNTIPPGFVDTPMLRRSEEKGYLGTSVEEHATRVPVRRAGKPEDIAAATSFLCRDEASYITGQIIGVNGGRNT
- a CDS encoding SDR family NAD(P)-dependent oxidoreductase, which gives rise to MGRLDGKVAIVTGAGSGIGKASALLFAAEGAKVVCADLNGSEKDTAAQIGAGAVAVAVDVAVAAEVQNMVETAEREFGRLDVLFNNAGISGPFGPIHELDEETLDRLLAVNIKGVFLGIKYAVPVMLRTGGGSIINTASNAGMVGWKGKGGYSAAKGGVVLLTKSAALDYAKSGIRVNAVCPGMTWTGMAAAQAGPTPPADIKVPNPMARFASPEELAAAALFLASDESSFMTGVAMPVDGGYVAR